In a genomic window of Candidatus Eisenbacteria bacterium:
- the rsmB gene encoding 16S rRNA (cytosine(967)-C(5))-methyltransferase RsmB has product GGSRPGFAPRPGGDRPGASRGPRPDSRRGGFAGREPRPDGRTGPPPTGEGHPRRPWHERRRDADSRAAAERDRTPLSNDPREAALRILHAAETRGAFTDRLLDGAHTMEADDRDRALMHEIVKGTLRWRGRLDFVLDKLVHMGIERVQPWIRNVLRMGAYQILFLDRVPVHAAVDESVKLAHRHGHPGTAGLVNSVLRRLVEEKHNLVIPEGDDLESLAVWGSHPVWMVRRWLERFGVEQTRALMLANNRAAAIGLRANRTRTTPEALVQSLANEGQDATLAKWSPDLVWIEGRVAPGGLNVFRGGECTAQDESEALVGRLVAPERFERVLDLCAAPGGKCSHLAELMGDEGEVWALDRAPERVTSLKGTVERLGLQSIHVVEGDGRAYTFPMPFDRVLVDAPCSGLGVLARRADARWRKGADSLVEMPPIQLELLAAGARRVRPGGVVVYSVCSFEPEETEQVVEQFLQQNPGFELESAKGYVPDAVVDERGFMRVLPHLHGCDGAFAARFRRSSGASA; this is encoded by the coding sequence GGCGGAAGCCGCCCCGGATTCGCGCCGCGTCCCGGTGGCGATCGACCCGGAGCTTCCCGCGGACCGCGGCCGGATTCGCGCCGCGGTGGCTTCGCCGGTCGCGAGCCGCGTCCCGACGGGCGTACTGGACCGCCGCCGACCGGTGAGGGTCATCCGCGACGCCCATGGCACGAGCGTCGCCGCGACGCCGACTCGCGCGCTGCGGCCGAACGCGATCGCACGCCGCTTTCGAACGACCCACGCGAGGCGGCGCTGCGCATCCTGCACGCGGCCGAGACGCGCGGTGCGTTCACGGATCGACTGCTCGACGGCGCTCACACCATGGAAGCCGACGACCGCGACCGCGCGCTGATGCACGAGATCGTGAAGGGCACGCTGCGGTGGCGTGGGCGGCTCGACTTCGTGCTCGACAAGCTCGTTCACATGGGAATCGAGCGCGTGCAGCCGTGGATTCGCAATGTGCTGCGCATGGGCGCCTACCAGATCCTGTTCCTGGATCGCGTGCCGGTGCATGCCGCGGTCGATGAGTCCGTCAAGCTCGCGCATCGGCACGGACACCCGGGAACCGCGGGTCTCGTGAACAGCGTGCTGAGGCGCCTGGTCGAGGAGAAGCACAACCTGGTGATTCCCGAAGGCGACGATCTCGAGTCGCTCGCGGTGTGGGGCTCGCATCCGGTCTGGATGGTGCGGCGCTGGCTCGAACGCTTCGGCGTCGAGCAAACCCGCGCGCTGATGCTGGCGAACAATCGCGCCGCTGCGATCGGGCTGCGCGCCAATCGCACGCGTACCACGCCCGAAGCGCTCGTTCAGTCGCTGGCGAACGAGGGCCAGGACGCGACGCTTGCGAAGTGGTCGCCCGACCTGGTGTGGATCGAAGGTCGCGTGGCTCCCGGCGGGCTCAACGTCTTTCGCGGCGGTGAGTGCACGGCTCAAGACGAGAGCGAGGCGCTCGTCGGCCGGCTGGTCGCGCCCGAGCGGTTCGAGCGCGTGCTCGATCTGTGCGCGGCCCCCGGCGGCAAGTGTTCGCATCTGGCCGAACTGATGGGCGACGAAGGCGAGGTGTGGGCGCTCGATCGGGCCCCCGAACGCGTCACCTCGCTCAAGGGCACCGTCGAGCGACTTGGACTGCAGTCGATTCACGTCGTCGAGGGCGACGGGCGCGCGTACACGTTCCCGATGCCGTTCGACCGCGTGCTGGTCGACGCACCGTGCTCAGGCCTCGGCGTGTTGGCGCGCCGTGCGGATGCACGGTGGCGCAAGGGTGCGGATTCACTGGTCGAAATGCCTCCGATTCAGCTCGAGCTGCTGGCGGCGGGCGCGCGACGAGTGCGGCCCGGCGGCGTCGTGGTGTACAGCGTGTGCTCGTTCGAACCCGAGGAGACCGAACAGGTCGTCGAACAATTCCTCCAGCAGAACCCTGGTTTCGAACTCGAGAGCGCGAAGGGTTACGTTCCCGACGCGGTCGTCGACGAGCGCGGCTTCATGCGTGTGCTTCCCCACCTGCATGGCTGCGACGGTGCATTCGCGGCACGCTTCCGCCGCAGCTCAGGAGCCAGTGCATGA
- a CDS encoding PASTA domain-containing protein — protein MNDPARAPHEEPSGPAVYPYVERRRKTRPLVTALFLIGFAMLAFITGLVLFNSVLMPRVIHGVGQVEVPELSNLTFEQAQRVVGPASLKLERRGERFDPTVPRGFVLDQNPEPGTRVRRNRSVSVVVSLGEEFITVPALYGESQRSAEALLRSVGLRSGVVTRTPSDEVGEGLVAGSDPGPERVVPRDAVVHLLISSGGAEESFVMPDCAGRELENVRRQLEAFGFRVITPIGGGSRGTVVSQKPVPGARVTRGATVTLQGSGRVIR, from the coding sequence ATGAACGATCCGGCGCGCGCGCCGCATGAGGAACCGTCGGGCCCGGCCGTCTATCCCTACGTCGAGAGACGTCGGAAGACGCGGCCGCTGGTCACCGCATTGTTTCTCATCGGCTTCGCGATGCTGGCGTTCATCACCGGACTGGTGTTGTTCAACAGCGTGCTGATGCCGCGCGTGATTCACGGCGTCGGCCAGGTCGAGGTTCCAGAGTTGTCGAATCTCACTTTCGAACAGGCGCAGCGGGTGGTGGGGCCCGCGAGCCTCAAGCTCGAGCGCCGCGGTGAGCGCTTCGATCCGACGGTCCCGCGGGGATTCGTGCTGGACCAGAATCCCGAGCCCGGCACCCGGGTGCGACGCAATCGCAGCGTGTCGGTGGTGGTGAGCCTCGGCGAGGAGTTCATCACCGTTCCCGCGCTCTACGGCGAATCGCAGCGCAGCGCGGAAGCGCTGCTCCGCAGTGTCGGCCTGCGCTCGGGCGTGGTGACGCGCACGCCGTCGGACGAGGTGGGCGAGGGGCTGGTCGCGGGTTCGGACCCCGGCCCCGAGCGGGTGGTCCCGCGAGACGCGGTCGTGCACCTTTTGATCTCGAGCGGCGGCGCCGAGGAGAGCTTCGTGATGCCCGACTGCGCGGGGCGTGAACTCGAGAACGTGCGGCGTCAGCTCGAAGCGTTCGGCTTTCGCGTCATCACGCCGATCGGCGGGGGCTCGCGCGGCACCGTGGTCTCACAGAAGCCGGTGCCGGGAGCGCGCGTGACGCGCGGCGCCACCGTGACGCTGCAGGGCAGCGGCCGGGTGATCCGATGA
- the rpe gene encoding ribulose-phosphate 3-epimerase — MSPSDPIATRDPAAPRLGPIAAPSILSADFARLSDATAIVDPRRDWLHCDVMDGHFVPNLTFGPLVLAGLRRLTRAFLDVHLMIHHPARLLEPFAEAGADQITIHAEAHHDAPLADTLTAIRARGVQCGLALKPGTPLAAFEPLLDSLDLLLIMTVEPGFGGQAFMTAMLDKVREARSWRERNGARFLIEVDGGIASDTASLARAAGADVFVAGHAVFRQPEPRLALASLRDSIA; from the coding sequence ATGAGCCCAAGCGATCCGATCGCGACGCGCGATCCTGCCGCGCCTCGCCTCGGCCCGATCGCGGCGCCGTCGATCCTGAGCGCCGACTTCGCGCGATTGTCCGACGCGACGGCGATCGTCGATCCGCGTCGCGACTGGCTGCACTGCGACGTCATGGACGGCCACTTCGTGCCGAATCTCACCTTCGGGCCCCTGGTGCTCGCCGGACTGCGCCGCCTCACGCGCGCATTTCTCGACGTCCATCTGATGATCCATCACCCTGCACGCCTGCTCGAGCCGTTCGCAGAGGCGGGCGCCGATCAGATCACGATTCACGCCGAGGCCCACCACGACGCGCCACTCGCCGACACGCTCACGGCGATTCGCGCGCGCGGCGTGCAGTGTGGGCTCGCGCTCAAGCCCGGGACACCTCTCGCCGCGTTCGAGCCGCTGCTGGACTCGCTCGACCTGCTGCTGATCATGACGGTCGAGCCGGGATTCGGCGGCCAGGCGTTCATGACCGCGATGCTCGACAAGGTGCGTGAGGCGCGGTCGTGGCGCGAGCGAAACGGGGCGCGCTTCCTGATCGAGGTCGATGGCGGCATCGCCTCCGACACCGCGTCTCTGGCGCGCGCGGCCGGAGCCGACGTGTTCGTGGCAGGTCACGCGGTGTTCCGTCAGCCCGAGCCACGGTTGGCGCTCGCCAGCCTGCGGGACTCGATCGCTTGA
- the ffh gene encoding signal recognition particle protein has product MPVFEALTERIEGIVRNLTGRGRLSADNIRESLREVRRALLEADVQLAVARDFITRVEERAVGGEVLQSLTPGQQVVGIVHEELIRLLGNTPVGLAGSPHLPTVVVLAGLQGSGKTTFAGKLARWLQNKGKRVLLASADVYRPAAIDQLERLAGQIEAGFWRAPDGTTPDEIARLALDEARRRGFDFFVLDTAGRLHVDDALMDELSRLKTTTRAHQVLLVVDGMTGQEAVRIGSTFSERIGIDGLVLTKMDGDARGGAALSLREVTGKPILFLGTGEKLDGLEVFDPSRLAGRILGMGDVVGLVERARVAVTEVDAERMAKQMRRSDFTLEDFLDQLRQVKKLGPIEDIMKMLPGISQKQLAQVKPDSSQLTRYEAILLSMTLKERRSPRVIDGSRRRRIAAGSGTTVTEVNRLLKDFDQARTMMKRLKHGPRGLAALRGRRG; this is encoded by the coding sequence CTGCCCGTGTTTGAAGCCCTGACCGAACGAATCGAAGGCATCGTCCGCAACCTCACCGGTCGTGGCCGGCTGTCGGCGGACAACATTCGCGAGAGTCTCCGCGAGGTACGTCGCGCGCTGCTCGAGGCGGACGTCCAACTCGCGGTGGCCCGGGACTTTATCACCCGGGTCGAGGAGCGTGCGGTCGGCGGGGAGGTGCTGCAGAGCCTCACGCCGGGGCAGCAGGTCGTCGGCATCGTTCACGAGGAGCTGATTCGGCTGCTCGGGAACACGCCGGTCGGGCTCGCAGGCTCGCCGCACCTGCCGACCGTGGTGGTGCTGGCGGGGCTGCAGGGCTCGGGAAAGACCACGTTCGCGGGCAAGCTCGCGCGCTGGTTGCAGAACAAGGGCAAACGCGTGCTGCTCGCGAGTGCCGACGTGTACCGGCCGGCGGCGATCGATCAGCTCGAGCGCCTCGCCGGTCAGATCGAGGCGGGATTCTGGCGTGCTCCCGATGGGACAACGCCCGACGAAATCGCACGGCTCGCGCTCGACGAAGCGCGGCGACGTGGTTTCGACTTCTTCGTGCTCGACACGGCGGGACGACTGCATGTGGACGACGCACTCATGGATGAGCTGTCACGCCTCAAGACCACGACGCGCGCGCATCAGGTGCTGCTGGTGGTCGACGGCATGACCGGACAGGAAGCGGTGCGGATCGGTTCGACGTTCTCCGAACGCATCGGGATCGACGGACTGGTGTTGACCAAGATGGACGGCGATGCGCGCGGCGGTGCCGCGCTGTCGCTGCGGGAAGTGACCGGCAAGCCGATCCTGTTCCTCGGGACCGGCGAGAAGCTCGATGGACTCGAAGTGTTCGATCCCTCGCGCCTGGCCGGACGCATCCTCGGAATGGGAGACGTGGTCGGGCTCGTCGAGCGCGCCCGCGTCGCCGTCACCGAGGTGGATGCCGAGCGCATGGCGAAGCAGATGCGCCGCTCGGACTTCACGCTCGAGGACTTCCTCGATCAACTCCGGCAGGTCAAGAAGCTGGGGCCGATCGAGGACATCATGAAGATGCTGCCGGGCATTTCGCAGAAGCAGCTCGCGCAGGTGAAGCCGGATTCCTCGCAGCTCACGCGCTACGAGGCAATCCTGCTGAGCATGACGTTGAAGGAGCGCCGCTCGCCACGCGTGATCGACGGCAGCCGTCGTCGCCGCATCGCGGCCGGCAGCGGCACCACGGTCACCGAAGTGAATCGGTTGCTCAAGGATTTCGATCAGGCGCGAACGATGATGAAGCGCCTCAAGCACGGACCGCGAGGGCTCGCCGCCCTGCGGGGCCGACGGGGCTGA
- the rpsP gene encoding 30S ribosomal protein S16 produces MPVVLRLKRSGARKRPFYRIVAADSRRQRDGRFLEILGYYDPIAKTSTLKVDEDKVKRWLSHGAQPSEQVASLLRKVGMKPQPSAHAKRPEATAADAAAPAPKARKKTAAKKKAARRVPRKKSARKVEKLAARKKGAPKKAAKKSAKK; encoded by the coding sequence ATGCCTGTGGTTCTTCGTCTCAAGCGATCCGGCGCGCGCAAGCGGCCGTTCTACCGCATCGTTGCCGCCGACTCGCGCCGCCAGCGCGACGGCCGTTTCCTCGAGATCCTCGGTTACTACGATCCGATCGCGAAGACCTCCACGCTCAAGGTCGACGAGGACAAGGTGAAGCGCTGGCTGTCGCACGGCGCGCAGCCGTCCGAGCAGGTGGCCTCGCTGTTGCGCAAGGTCGGCATGAAGCCGCAACCGTCCGCGCACGCGAAGCGCCCGGAGGCGACGGCGGCCGATGCCGCGGCGCCGGCCCCGAAGGCCAGGAAGAAGACGGCTGCCAAGAAGAAGGCGGCGCGCCGCGTGCCGCGCAAGAAGTCGGCGCGCAAGGTCGAGAAGCTGGCGGCCCGCAAGAAGGGTGCTCCGAAGAAGGCGGCCAAGAAGTCCGCGAAGAAGTAG